In Pecten maximus chromosome 10, xPecMax1.1, whole genome shotgun sequence, one genomic interval encodes:
- the LOC117335381 gene encoding uncharacterized protein LOC117335381 has protein sequence MSNRIKMIEKSHGSDNTSGILSSEIQELAKRIVVIEKSHDIETSSVILSSEIQNLTERIVAMERSHYIETTSDILSSEIQNLTERVVAMEKSHYIETTSDILSSEIQNLTERIVAMEKSLETDRKPDIPSVEIQNLANRIQGIENILQQNVTRRLECIASFENIQSNLDVQMFDGRCYFIGRQYLSWSKTQAKCQLAGANLVTDPSQRLIDFLTEVIENHFWIGARKTNIGSFQWITNGETVYWNDRRWDGNHPYYNERNLCVYVNVGRRKWRDYDCNHRYNYVCEL, from the exons ATGTCCAACCGTATCAAGATGATAGAGAAATCCCATGGCAGTGACAACACATCCGGCATCCTTTCGTCGGAAATCCAGGAACTAGCTAAACGTATCGTGGTGATTGAGAAATCACACGACATTGAAACTTCATCCGTCATCCTTTCGTCGGAAATCCAGAACCTGACCGAACGTATCGTGGCGATGGAGAGATCACATTACATTGAAACCACGTCGGATATCCTTTCGTCAGAAATCCAGAACCTGACCGAACGTGTCGTGGCGATGGAGAAATCACATTACATTGAAACCACGTCGGACATCCTTTCGTCAGAAATCCAGAACCTGACTGAACGTATCGTGGCGATGGAGAAATCATTAGAAACTGACCGCAAACCCGACATCCCTTCGGTGGAAATTCAGAACCTGGCAAACCGTATTCAGGGGATTGAGAATATACTTCAACAAAATGTCACAAGGAGGTTGGAGTGCATAGCTTCCTTCG aaaatatccAATCGAACCTTGATGTTCAGATGTTTGATGGTCGATGCTACTTCATCGGACGACAGTATTTGTCTTGGAGTAAAACTCAG GCTAAGTGTCAACTAGCTGGGGCGAACCTCGTGACGGACCCGAGCCAGAGACTCATTGACTTTCTAACGGAAGTTATTG aaaatcatttttggATAGGAGCCAGAAAGACAAATATCGGCAGTTTCCAATGGATTACTAACGGTGAAACTGTCTATTGGAATGACAGGAGATGGGATGGAAATCACCCTTATTATAATGAACGTAATCTATGTGTTTATGTCAACGTTGGTAGGAGGAAGTGGCGTGATTACGACTGTAATCACAGATACAATTATGTCTGCGAATTATAA
- the LOC117336543 gene encoding uncharacterized protein LOC117336543 — translation MNFSQRHSKLFYKLVRSSCSANTKVNNVNNILYSEPLEILEQWHKHFQQLATPPPDINNDLTREQLSKIQNEAIVEIELSKGTTIKPISETEVGIIIKSLNSGKAMDANGISAEHLKYAGDELAATLSNIFNKLLQNLDITQPMKEGILTPILKMGKDKTIPSNYRGITVAKTFSKVFEAVVKSRITSKIHYREGLRQEHKKPLTR, via the coding sequence ATGAATTTCTCTCAGAGGCACAGTAAGCTATTTTACAAACTAGTTAGATCGTCATGCTCCGCTAATACTAAAGTAAACAACGTCAACAACATTCTCTATTCTGAACCTTTGGAAATCCTAGAACAATGGCACAAACATTTCCAACAATTAGCCACACCACCACCGGACATTAATAACGACTTAACAAGAGAGCAGttatcaaaaatacaaaatgaggCCATCGTGGAAATTGAACTCTCAAAAGGCACTACGATCAAGCCTATATCGGAAACAGAAGTGGGGATTATTATAAAAAGCCTCAACTCCGGAAAGGCCATGGACGCAAACGGCATATCAGCAGAACATCTGAAATATGCAGGGGACGAATTAGCAGCTACCCTATCAAACATCTTCAATAAGTTACTGCAAAATCTGGACATAACCCAGCCGATGAAAGAAGGGATATTAACACCTATACTCAAAATGGGAAAGGATAAAACAATACCATCCAACTATAGAGGTATCACAGTCGCAAAAACGTTCTCCAAAGTCTTCGAGGCCGTCGTGAAATCCAGAATAACAAGCAAAATCCACTACAGAGAGGGTTTACGTCAGGAGCACAAAAAACCTTTGACACGGTGA